Below is a window of Brassica napus cultivar Da-Ae chromosome A5, Da-Ae, whole genome shotgun sequence DNA.
TAGTGCTTGAAACTGAAGATATAAGCGCATACCTTTTGTTTTCCGGTACTTCCAGTGATCAGGACCTGCCCAAGAATTTTGTTTAGATGAAATTCCCAACGACAAGAAGAGATAGTCGTCAACATTCTCAAATCTTTCATCTGAATCGAGGTCTTGCAGTGAGGCTGGTTCAACTTCCTGCAATGTTAAAATGTTAGCATCAGTTTTTTGAGTtaccaaagaaaagaaaaaccagTGAACATAAGAAGAGTGATGGTAGAAACCTCGGGAAAATTTGAGTATGCTGGTTCTGCATCATTGAGGCCAAAGTTTTCCTCAGCAGCACCAGACTGACCCTCATAATTAAAAGAATCTCCAAAGTTATCGTATCCATCATCATTGTCGGCATAGCTAGCTTCATTATCATGTGATATATCAAATGACTCCGTCGTCTTCtgactacaagaaaacgtatcAGATGGTCTCTGATTCTCTTCATCAAATTGATTGATTATAGCCCGAAGAGATGGTACAATCTCATCCTTTTGCCGCATGTTAAGCACCATTTTCTCCACACATTCTGCATATTAACCACGGCATTGGAGAAAAATTAGTGAAACAAAACATGTACAATGGTACAGCGAGAGGCATATCAGCAAACAAAGGCAGACCTCTAGCGAAGGATAGATCAATAGTTTCTGATTTATCATGCTGATTTGCAGAAGACACAAGCTTTCCAGGGATTTCTTGTGAATCAAATAGAACTTGACACCCTCCATAGACTCCTAAATTGTTTAGCAGGAGACCCTTTGCGCCACCTTCATCGAACTGTGCTGAAGTCTGATGGTAAAGGGGATCCACGGCGAATGCCACTGTAAGACATACAAAACGATATCAGACGGAACTTACTTTTCATACAGGACAAAGGGAGTTATGTTAAGTTACTAAATTACCGTCGAACTTCTTCACGTTAAGAGCATCAAAGGATGGTTCCAGTGTTGATAAAGGCGAGAGCTGCAGGTATAAACTCATCAGTAAGTAGTGTCATCTACCATATCAAGAATTCAGATTTCTGTATAAACTACCTTTTTCTCTGCCTGTTTCTTTTGATTAGTTGCAGTTACAACTGAACCAGCAGCATCCTCGTTGTCTAGGTTCGAGAAGAAATAtcagaaaaaaacataagattAGAAACTAGAGCTAAAGAAAATCAGAAATTAATGTATTGCATAGCCAATAATTATAGTTATTCAGAAGTCCGTTTAAAAATCGATTGTCAGTGATTTCAAATTCTCATATAGAAGTCAAACCACAGACTAGTTTGGCCCACGAAACAGACCAAAATAGGTAAATGAACACATCTCCATAAATTGACAAAGCGGATTTAACCAAGTGCTAAAGGTAGGATAGTTTATTGTGTGTGCATTGTGCAAGACAGCTATGGAACTAACCTCCGGTGTCATCATGGCCAGCTCGAGTAATTCCACCCAAGACCTTGTACGCTTCAGAATGAACAGAGTCTACCCTCATTGAGTAAATCTTAACTCCAGCTTCAAGAGTGCAACTTGCCTGCCATAGACAAACACAAACGTttcttaaaacaattttttctttGTGGGTATTCTTAAAAGTCTTTAACTTTTAccttttgaaaattggtttctGCATTATTCTCATCTTCAACTTTAATAATCTCACAAAGATGGTCGATCAAATTCAACTCCCACGTATTCTTCTGATTGATTTTCTGTTTACACACAAAAACCCACATAACATAATGAGAACCCAAGACCAAATTCGAAGAGAAGAATCCTTTTGCCACGAATAAACTCGTCAGATACTTACGTTCTCACTAGCTAATTTGATACAATTCTGAAACAACTCGAGAATCTGCTGCTTGTCAAAGCACGGATCTGATTCCTTCTCAAGCTGAGGCCCACGACCGAAAACCACAGATCTGCGACGGCTAGCCGCGACTCTGGCGGCGCGAGCTTGTTCACGTTCAAGCCTGTCGTTGTTGGATCCCAAGAAGAAGGGACTTGTCGGAGCCTGGATCCGAGTATTCGCCGTCGAAGTTGGCCTTTGCTTAGGGTTTGGAGTTAAGGTTTCCTCCATGGCTGAAGCTCCCGGTAAGAGAAATGAAAAGTTATTCACCGGAAAAGAGATCTTACGACGAAAACCTCCGCTGCGTATTCAAGAGATTTGGGGGATTAGGGATTTTGATTTTCCCTCCGCTTTGGTGTTTTGAATTTGAGTGACGCTGTTGAATGTGTATATTACATAATTACCCCCGTCGCTGTTTACGTCATCAGGAGCCAAAACATCGTTTcaattttcaaacaaatttcaactaTACTCATTGTCCGGTTCTTTAAGATTAATCGATTCGGTTTAGGATGGCTATGAGTTAACCGATATATCCATCTCTAAAATGCTTCCAGTGCAAAAACAATGATAGTTATCATAAATTCATAATAGAGGACTTGGTTCAGTTCTTTATAATTGATTGGGTTGGTTAAAACGTGGTTATGAGTTAACCGATGTAATCTTATGAAATGGTTCGAGTGCAGAAACAAATTGATAACATAACAGAGAGCTAAAACATAACAAGATCGTTAATACATCTGCAGAAATATAGCTTCAAAAACCCATGTCAACACAGATTTTAATATCTTAGTACACTCTCTTTGAGACAAACAGTGATAAAGAGTGATGTGTTCAAACGGTTTATAGTTGATTCTAGCATCCTAGTTTCACTTTCACATGTAACCTCCAgaaggtggtggtggaggtggtggatAGGACGCACCACCATTAGCCAtcggaggtggtggtggtggcagTGAACCAGATGGAGGAGGTGGTGGCGGTTGAGTTTGAGgcggcggtggtggtggaggcAGAAGGCCATTTGATTCAACAGTGGACTGAGGCTTGAATGGGTCTGGCTTGTTCGGCTTGAAATACACCTGCAACTGTTTATCACAAGTTGTTATCATTAGTTTCGttttaatcaaaacaaaaacttcTACAAGCTAAATGGGGTTATTATGATAAGAAGCACTTACAGTAAACATCTTTGAGTCTGGATCCCAGTGAGAGAAAAACTTTGGGGTTGATTTGTCTATCTCCGTGCTTGGAACCTGAATTCAATCCGAGACATGGCATATCAAAATATCAATAATCATAATGAATGTAAGAATCTATTATCAATCAATTTTACAATATACCAGAATGAAACAAATTAAGAAAAGAAGCATTACCTTGAAGGCTATGGTTTCATATGGTTCAGCTGCAAACAGAAGGTATTGATATTTCTTGTCATAAGGTTGAACTTTCTGcacacaaaacaaaaaggaaaagaatCATTAATCAATAATCAGAATGAGAACTCTTGAGAAGGTCTTATGAGACACATAAATAAGAACTTGTAATACACACCTGCTCGAATGAAGACATGACACGATGTTTGGGTTTTATGTTGTCCTCTATTTCAGGATATTCAATCTGTAAAACAAAGTTGAGGATAAAAAATCATTACGTGTCCACTCTCTAATGATAGTTGATGAAGTTCAACAAAAACAATGTATATGCTTACCTGGAACAAGAGAGATCTTTGCTTCAACTCGGGGTCGTACTGTTTTGTAACACGGTACCCTGGTCTACCAATTTTAACTGCAAGAACATACACAAGATCAAGAGTTAGTCAACCAAACATTTAAAGCTAATAACTAAGCAACGGAGGAATCATCAACCAGACCTTTAAAGCTGACATTAAGCAAAACCTATCTACCCAATAACATTAAGTAACCATAGCAGAGATAAACACTCTTGCAATTACATAATCcctaataagataaatataactTCTAATGGTCAACATAAACAAGTTCTTAGAAAACCTATGTACCCAATAACAGTAACCATAGCAAAGACAAACACTCCTGCAACTACATAAGCCTCCAATAAGACAATCACATCCCCAAGAGAAACAAGTAGTTACCTGTTCTACGAACAGAGACAGTGCGCTTGTGTGGCTGAGGCTGAGTAGGAGCTTCCTGAGCCTCACGAGCAGCTCTCTTAGCCAAGTTGGTCTGATGCCTCTTACCTTGAGTATGAGCCAAGTAGTTTCCTTCGTTGTTGTGCAGCGTTAGACATAGCTTGCACTCATAGCTTCACATCATCAATCAAACACACCAAAACAATGTTAATTCCGTaaaatcaccaaaaaaaaataaaaataaaaacctaaTTGAAGATTTTTcaggtaaataaataaaatagcacAATCATCCTCCAAGAGTAGAATCAGCTATTATAGTCTGTGTAGAAAACACGCATACCTTCCGAGATGATTGCGCATGAAATAGGGATCTTTCGCAATGTCTATGGTTTCGAGAGCAAGACGACGGAGACGCTCACGGCGATCTATGGCCTCGTTCTGGGCCGAGGCGGCGCCTCCGCCTCCTGGTTTCGATCCCCATTCTCTGTCCATAGCTTACAGAATCAATACCCTCTCTATCCGCTCGCTCTTCGATTTGCTGAAGAAGGAAGAATACTCGAAAAGTTTGGGAATGGGTCGAGATTTGGTTATATGAAGATGAAGATTAGACGGTTTATCAGGGACTCCTGTGTGTGTTGGGTTTCGGTCCGGTTTAAGGCCTAATTCTCGGCCCATTACTGCTTTTATGGAAAAGttgaacaaatatatattttatgttcttGACTTTTATTTCTTGAGCaaagaacaaataaaaactaatggatgctaaatatttttttggaacttCTCCATTTCAGGTGAGTatctaatgataaaaaaaaattaataagtaTTTCAAATGTTAAGATACCCATCTAATAGAAATTCAAAGTATCCCATCTGAATACTAGGAATAGGTATTTCAACATTTAAAATACTCATTCATTTATTTAATCTTAGTTTTTGTGAGAAACTATAAGTTGAGAACCATCCATTGGAAATGTTCTTACATTCATAAAAAGAGTAGATGTGAGACTAATTTCCAATTTTATTATTAGTACTAAAATTAGTACAGATTTGCTATAGCTTAGTTCAGTTTCAGTTCATTAGTTTTCAGTTTAGTTGATCAATTCTTTCAATTGGGTGATGATCTATATATTTAGAGTTGACATCAGATTGCAGTTTTACAAAATCAGTTCCGTTTAAACTAGTGTCAACTAGAGACTCTCTAGGTGTGATTTGGGCCAGCTATATATCGTTTATGGCTCTGTTTGATCCCGTCTAATCATGGTGGGAGCAGTATAATGAGTTTTACTCTGCTTCCAATCCACAAAAAAAGTAAGGCAAAACGTTTGTCTAGTTACCTCTATCTCTAATTTCATTCTCTTTCTACTCATATCCTCTTGCTTTGTGTTGTATTTTTGGTCAAACTTCATGTTGCATTTTTAGCTTTAGTTTCACTTATATTTGGGTTCGAAACTTGATTAGTGAACTGGTGAATATTAACACTAACTTTTGAAGATTTATgtcataaaacttttgtaaatgaCAAGATTTTATGAAGTGGGCCATCCATGTCCGGACATGAAATAAATAATGCAACAAATACAACACCATATGCAAGTTTGTGCATCAACTAAATTCTCAAAGTCGTCATAACCATCTCTCTTCAAAAGGGTTTTCTTCCTTCACTTACCTTATGAGAAACACAAAATATACTAAACAGAACCAAAAGAAATGATTCGATTCCGACGTACATGCATATTTGTTCTTCTCTTCGCTCTCgtttttgttttctctaaaGCCCCAAGAACTCATGCTGCTGGAAGACAAACCATTTCCTCCGGACCTTCTAGAAGAGACATAGGGTTCTTCCACTCTTATGCTACACATACAATCGGTTCCGGAGAATTCAAGCCGGAGAAGAGAAAGATTCCGACGGGGTCAAACCCTTTGCATAACAAGCGATAGAAAGGGTCTATTTCTCCCTCTCCTTGTTTTTAAACTGGAGAATAtatgtactatatatatacacttagaTGATTTATACAAACTCCCATATAACATGGTGTaggagtttttgaaatatttatttaagcTTTGGGTATAAGCATAATCTTGAATATCCAGATCAACGGCAATTGACCATATAGTTTTTATATGTATGTAGATATAAGTATAGTTTGTGTGTATTTGTATGTTCGCAAAAATATGATTCCTTAAATGAGAATAACATTGTAAGATGGTTTTTTGTTTAATCTCATACCATACTATCATTAGCGTAGATGTCGTAATTATCAAGTGCAGCAATATTATGTTTTCCAagatcatttttcttttcttttttgttgtcGGCGGAAAGATTATTTTCTTTTACTACGTAATACTATATGGTACGGCTAAAAGACTATTAAAACACATATTGAGAATAACCAAATTCAATGGATGTAAGAGGCCTGATATACTCGTAGCTGTATCCAAAGGAAATGTCCTAACAAGTAATTAGAACTTAGAGATTATTCACATCTCTGCAGTCGCGTCCGttgtataaaattttcaataattaCCCGATCATTggtatataaacatataaaggGTGGCAAATGTAGTATTTGATGTCGATGCTTAATTATCAtggaagcaaaagaaaaaggataaatcattttattggttgttgttgaaaataattttggTTTCATGATTCGTTTTGTGGTTGATGCTGAAAATATTTATGGTTTAATTCTGAAAATGGTCTATTTGTTGATGTTGAAAATTATTATGGTTAGTGATTCGTTTTGTGGTTTAATAATTACGTAAGATTTACCACCCTAATCAACTTGCTGGAAATCCAGCGTTGTCTAAGATAATCTGAGTCTATATTTCTAGCTTAGCTtgtgtttttaatttctaaGTTATAACCTAGAGATACGGTTTTCATATAGAAAAAGTATGAAGAAATATGAGTATAtgactataaatttatttgtagTGTTTCGCGCATGCGCATTTGTTTAGGGTGcaataagaaaaatcaaatttaatcaaCCAAATTATTATGCAGTTGAAAAATGGAAAAAGGGTATAGTTGTTTTCTTGATACCAATTATAGCACAAGACATTCTTATCCCAAAAAGGGTAAACTGGATGTACGAATATTACAAACAAAAAGTATACTGTAATGTTACTTTCATATAAGTGATGACACTTCGGGGATCAATCATGTCTGAAAGAGGTGTTGTTATAAGAAAAACATTAGTCTGAACaacatttttaaagaaaatatttaatttgataaaacttaaactaatataaaaatagaacaCAACATAAAATTCGAATGTTCAGAGATATATATAAAGTgtaaaaaatatagatttttgaattttaatgatTTGTCTGTTTGTGGTTTGATGCTGGAAGATAATTCTATAAGTTTGACTACTCCAATTAACTTGCTGAAATTCAAACTTAATGTTCTGAAAACCTTTGGTTTGGTTAAGTTGGGATCAAAATGAGATATTTAACTTTATTGGGCGTAAAATTGATTTAGCCTGTTTGTTTAACGttgatgtgatttttttttttgtaaaaacgtTAATgtgattaatattatttttacaaattgtCTGTTCAGAGAACAAAGCCTTTGGTGTTTATGCGAAGCTGACATCAAAGGAGTTTCTAGTGCCCTGTGAACCAAATCTAAGGGACTAAGATGTTGATTCTGTGAATATACATATGCATGAAGAGCTACAGAAAGCAGACGTTTATGAAGCATTTGAAGATAGATATGTAATATGGACAATGATGTCTTGGAGTTGGATGATGATGAACTTTACAATCTGATatggcaacaaaaaaaaaacttcagaaaaCTGAAAAATCCAAGCTCTTGAGAACAATGTACAGAATCACAACTTGTAATCGAGGCCAGCTCGTCGATGGAGATGGAACTATGATTAGTTTGGTCCGTCGAAGACCGTCGTAACCCTATTAACAAACCCCCCAAAATGACGTTCACAAAACTACCCATTTTTCCTTTTtcccaaattgaaaaaaaaggaaactaaaaacagaaaattgaAAAAAGGAAATTGACAAGTTACTTGGACACTAAGCAATTACGTTATTTCCTTTTTGCGACTCACCACTATCGCTATATAAGTTCTACTAGCACTCTCATTCTTTcctttatttcttcttctacttctagTTTATCATTCATCAAACCCTAAGTCACCTGAGAGAATCAACAAACGAAGAAAGAACAAGATGAAGGATTTGATTGCTGCTGCCCTCAAGAGTACTTATGATACTCGGAGCCCTGGTGGAGTCGAACGATGCATCGATCTATTGATTCGGTTGAAGTCCATGTCTCTCTCAGCGAAGGATATTCTTTACTTCTCCAAGTCGATCTTCAAACTCGAGACTTTGAGAAGACACCGAAACCCTAGAATCCGGGAAGTATCTCACTCTTTGCTTACTTCCTTGTTGAAGACGCTCTACTCGCAAGGATCAGACAAATCCGCCGGTCTTAACGCAGTTAGTCTGAAGAGGAAAGAGGCAAACACCGGGTCTTTGACGAATAAAAGGGCAAAGACCAATCTTTTGGTTTCGGACCAGAAACAAGATCACAAAACTCTCGCTCGGGAACCTGTGGTAAGGAGGACTGAGACAAAGAAGACCGATGCTTGCATGTCTGTTACTACCACGGCTCTTCCTCAGCAATCGAGACGGGACATCAAAGATGGTAAGGTTACAACCAAAACCTTGATTCATCCTCCGAGGAGAGCCCCTGCTTGCAAGAACGTTCCAGCTAAGGATTCTAGAAACCCTAGAACAGAGGAGATGGTGGAGTTGTTTGAAGCAGCAAAGAAAGCTGCTGACGTGGCCAACGCTAAGGGTATTCTATCTGGCAAAGCAGACGCGTCTCGGTGCGTTGAAGCTATCTTGTTACTCACGAAGATGAACGTCACTCCAAAACCTAATGAGCCAAGGAGGATGATTGAGAGGCTTCAGGTACTTACAAAGCACAAGGACCGTGCGATTTGTAATGCTGCATCAGCCCTTCTTCAACTTTGGAGACAGAGGATCAGAGAAGAAGAACGTAAAGAGTCTTCTGCCATCAAGAACCCTCGTAAAGCTCAAGGAACATGCGGCAAGGGCTTCACAAGAGAATCTACAAATGCAATGAAGTTAGTGATGTGAAGATTGTAGCTTTGAACAAAATGTCGCTGATAGATTCAATATAGCTTGTAGTAAATCAATGTATCAAGAGTAGTATGAAAGTGAGGAAGAGATTGAAACCATTTGTAAGAAACTGATTTGATagtcaataaataaaattcattttgttTCTTGATACTGAAGTTACTAAGTCAGTGGTTTCAGCAACTCTCTGTTATCATAAACTAGTTTAAAGTAACACACAGCATACTATTATTATCACTAAGCATTTGCTCCTAATGAACCACACAGGCTTGTAACAAAGCAAGAGAGTATTTCCTATCACGAATCCAAACAACACTTCAAAGCACATACACTAATTGTTACTGCTCTCCACTTCcatgtttcttcttctacttctggCTCTTGTGTCGATGGTGGGTTTGTGGTGAAGCAACTTTCTTCAAGAGGAATCCCCACATAACTCTGGATTCCATTTAAATTCTCCCTTGTGGTATGTCACCAGTGAGCTGATTGTCACAGAGACATCTTCCACTGTACGCCACATATGATAGTCACAACTGGAACTCGTCTTTAATAGAAGTTCTTCCAAAGCTTGCCTGAGGAATGCACAACAGATCAGGAAGGGTTTAATGAGGTTTTGGATGAACGCTATAactgtcttaataaaatattccaGGAACAACCGGAGAGCATATTAATCATTGTTTGCGTTTTTCAGGTTTCTTGCTGAAAGATATGATCTGAGGTTTTGTCAGCACAATAAGGCCTAATGTCTTTGCTAGAGGAACAAACTGTAATATATCTTGAAGAAATTGTAACCAGACCTCCTAATCTCTGTAAGCGAATTGAATGTATGAGATCTCAGTTTCCACAAAAGTATAAGATCTCAAATGCTACAATAACtagataaaaagaaacaaagcatTGAAAATCATCACTTTTTTCCTACGAAATAATAATGTAACTCATACTACATGTGGTTTCAAATGTATCTCATACTCAGCTAAAAGACATCATCTCCTTGTTAAGTTAAAAGTGCTTATGCAAATGGGTGAAGGGTCTCAAGATTCAAGCACTATATAAGAgctttgcattaaaaaaaaaagaagaagcaaacacAAATATTCAAAGAATTGAGCGGAATGGTTTCATCAAGCAAGCAACCTTTGGTAGCAGATACAGGACGCATTCAAGCAATGTCAagaatgaaaatttcaaaagtcGAAATCAAAGAGAAAGCCTTTACCTGCGTTCTCTAGAGAGAGCCACTTGTGTTCGTTTTGAACTGCTAAATTTGCAGAATCACCAATGGCTGGCTATAAACCAAACCCCAAAACGGACATTTTGATCAACATTGTCGATAAAAAAAACTGGAAGATTGTGCCATGTCATGTGTCAGGGaattctgaaaataaaataaaaacatatgggTACCAAGTAGTACAAAGGAGACTTCAGGCggacaattaaaatataactaaataataGGGTCTTTTCTGTAATTTACACAAGTCGGGGATGGAATGGATGGATAAGCCAACCTCTGTCTGGGTCAGGACAAGGTTTAAGGGTTTTTCTGAAGTCTCCCTCGATTCACACAAGTTTCATCTCCCTCCACTCTCTTCTCCGGTAAGAACTCAGATTTGGATTcagtctatttttatttttaactttgaaATCGACAACCTTTTCTTAGCTTATTGAGTTATCTGTGATTTGTCTTAAATACTGTTGAGAGAGATTTCAATTCTCTGATTTTATTTCACCTTGTGTCCTTGTTTAGATGATAAAGTCTTGTGCTTTACAACATTTCACTTGTACCCAAGGCTACATTTACCAGTCTTCCTCTCTAGTTTATACGACTTTTGACATCACAATGTTCCGATTATGTGTTCTGGAAGTCTCATTGTGGTTTTAATTCTAATTTATCCTCTTTCTATTATGCGCAGATCCAAACTCGGTGTCACAAGATTGGATTTAAAGAAAAAGGAGCCATGGCAAGTCTTATAATGACCACACCATTCCTAGGTTCTCTCACTCAAtgcaagaaaacaaataacCTCTCTGTTCAGAGAGCCTTTAAGGTATCATGTATGCAGACACCGTTGGAGGAGCTATACAACGTTAAAGTGGAACGGAAAGTGTCACAGAGACGGTTAGAAGAGCTAGGGGTTACGAGATGGTCAGTTTGGAAGACGGGGAAGTGCAAACTGCCATGGGACTGGCAGGTGGATCAGCTGGTTTACATTGAAGAAGGAGAGGTTCGTGTTGTGCCCGAAGGCAGCAAGAGGTTTATGCAGTTTTTAGCTGGAGATCTTGTTAGGTACCCGAAATGGTTGGAGGCTGATCTTTTCTTCAACGCTCCTTATCGCGAACGGTATTGCTTCAAGGCCTATGGTGATGATTGATTCAAGAAAAGAGTTGAGTTTAGAGGCTTAGAGCCAATAAAGTTTCCGCTTGTGTTTGTGTTGTTGTAGCCTGATGGATCTTTTTGGGGATGATAATATAAGAAAACTATTTCTCTTATTCTTCTTCAGAAATTTGTGTAACGCTTACATATGTAAACTTAGCATAAACCTTTGAGTCAGAGATGAAGAAATCAAAAGGAAACTCTCAAAGTATCTTTGTGTTTTGAAGAGATTGTAGCATTTTAATTGTCCTAAACaacttttgaaaaataaacaataagtaaaaCAGAGCAGAAGCTTCATACAACTTTGATAGAGAGGGATGAGTAATCAAAAAGGAAACTAGCAACCATGAAGAGATTGAATTATTTtacttgaatttaaaaaaaaaagaacttttaAATAAGGAACAAAAAGTATTGGGAAATTATTTTCAGAATCGTAGTAAACTTAACAAAcgaaaaaatcaagaaaataatctTATTGATTTATGTGGGGATTAATTTGCTTTTAGCAGCCTGTGTCTGTCTGATCCAAATTGATTTTAGGAGTCATTTAGACGAAAATACC
It encodes the following:
- the LOC106451322 gene encoding condensin complex subunit 2 isoform X2 — its product is MEETLTPNPKQRPTSTANTRIQAPTSPFFLGSNNDRLEREQARAARVAASRRRSVVFGRGPQLEKESDPCFDKQQILELFQNCIKLASENKINQKNTWELNLIDHLCEIIKVEDENNAETNFQKASCTLEAGVKIYSMRVDSVHSEAYKVLGGITRAGHDDTGDNEDAAGSVVTATNQKKQAEKKLSPLSTLEPSFDALNVKKFDVAFAVDPLYHQTSAQFDEGGAKGLLLNNLGVYGGCQVLFDSQEIPGKLVSSANQHDKSETIDLSFARECVEKMVLNMRQKDEIVPSLRAIINQFDEENQRPSDTFSCSQKTTESFDISHDNEASYADNDDGYDNFGDSFNYEGQSGAAEENFGLNDAEPAYSNFPEEVEPASLQDLDSDERFENVDDYLFLSLGISSKQNSWAGPDHWKYRKTKGPDVHPASENGSSPPVKKTRKKKQAEPELDFTKALEEEIPDIFAPPKNLKSLLLPANRAPCQTKLPEDCHYQPENLVKLFLLPNVMCIGKRRRKCSGETRQQYDDYEHAESWANDNVYDDGPFDNGNDQSDAEDTTNSLISQPRQVNKIEVQYDKASKQVDVQVLKETLWECLQESPQPPIQDEEHQQEAPESRSFKELLASFPDDCKAAGTTKDISPHLCFICLLHLANEHNLSLIGSQDLEDLTIHLA
- the LOC106451322 gene encoding condensin complex subunit 2 isoform X1, with protein sequence MEETLTPNPKQRPTSTANTRIQAPTSPFFLGSNNDRLEREQARAARVAASRRRSVVFGRGPQLEKESDPCFDKQQILELFQNCIKLASENKINQKNTWELNLIDHLCEIIKVEDENNAETNFQKASCTLEAGVKIYSMRVDSVHSEAYKVLGGITRAGHDDTGDNEDAAGSVVTATNQKKQAEKKLSPLSTLEPSFDALNVKKFDVAFAVDPLYHQTSAQFDEGGAKGLLLNNLGVYGGCQVLFDSQEIPGKLVSSANQHDKSETIDLSFARECVEKMVLNMRQKDEIVPSLRAIINQFDEENQRPSDTFSCSQKTTESFDISHDNEASYADNDDGYDNFGDSFNYEGQSGAAEENFGLNDAEPAYSNFPEEVEPASLQDLDSDERFENVDDYLFLSLGISSKQNSWAGPDHWKYRKTKAGPDVHPASENGSSPPVKKTRKKKQAEPELDFTKALEEEIPDIFAPPKNLKSLLLPANRAPCQTKLPEDCHYQPENLVKLFLLPNVMCIGKRRRKCSGETRQQYDDYEHAESWANDNVYDDGPFDNGNDQSDAEDTTNSLISQPRQVNKIEVQYDKASKQVDVQVLKETLWECLQESPQPPIQDEEHQQEAPESRSFKELLASFPDDCKAAGTTKDISPHLCFICLLHLANEHNLSLIGSQDLEDLTIHLA
- the LOC106451325 gene encoding splicing factor 3A subunit 2; amino-acid sequence: MDREWGSKPGGGGAASAQNEAIDRRERLRRLALETIDIAKDPYFMRNHLGSYECKLCLTLHNNEGNYLAHTQGKRHQTNLAKRAAREAQEAPTQPQPHKRTVSVRRTVKIGRPGYRVTKQYDPELKQRSLLFQIEYPEIEDNIKPKHRVMSSFEQKVQPYDKKYQYLLFAAEPYETIAFKVPSTEIDKSTPKFFSHWDPDSKMFTLQVYFKPNKPDPFKPQSTVESNGLLPPPPPPPQTQPPPPPPSGSLPPPPPPMANGGASYPPPPPPPSGGYM
- the LOC106453578 gene encoding uncharacterized protein LOC106453578, whose amino-acid sequence is MKDLIAAALKSTYDTRSPGGVERCIDLLIRLKSMSLSAKDILYFSKSIFKLETLRRHRNPRIREVSHSLLTSLLKTLYSQGSDKSAGLNAVSLKRKEANTGSLTNKRAKTNLLVSDQKQDHKTLAREPVVRRTETKKTDACMSVTTTALPQQSRRDIKDGKVTTKTLIHPPRRAPACKNVPAKDSRNPRTEEMVELFEAAKKAADVANAKGILSGKADASRCVEAILLLTKMNVTPKPNEPRRMIERLQVLTKHKDRAICNAASALLQLWRQRIREEERKESSAIKNPRKAQGTCGKGFTRESTNAMKLVM
- the LOC106454823 gene encoding uncharacterized protein LOC106454823; its protein translation is MASLIMTTPFLGSLTQCKKTNNLSVQRAFKVSCMQTPLEELYNVKVERKVSQRRLEELGVTRWSVWKTGKCKLPWDWQVDQLVYIEEGEVRVVPEGSKRFMQFLAGDLVRYPKWLEADLFFNAPYRERYCFKAYGDD